From Parasphaerochaeta coccoides DSM 17374, a single genomic window includes:
- a CDS encoding fimbrillin family protein, translating into MVFLTILMLLITFISCDNKLNVSHTNAVRFSTEIGRKAMANSEWQADDDVGIYMVDHDTGTAATAAPERANKLYTADTAFQTSGFTPATVADTLKWDDISANPASFFDFIAYYPYVSSIADTTALSINVYPGSGEQDTGKADFLWGRTDNVQNNTSTVHLKLDHMLSRLIVNISPSTTVDATAINDATGGFTVTVKGLGSETTINLNDGTLDAASVIESIVMKDISDTLTQSERNEGKRRFEAVLIPVDNTDALANVSLEFILAGGAGAGTYTWAATSVATSDQGKIHFDKGKQHVYNMTLNTSDDEVALAAIEIEIQDWDTGDGINGAATFKPYRAVSAGAFHTMILKTDGTLWATGRNDHGQLGVGAATTYTTSTPVPVTSMGSDVAAVYAGDEHTMILKKDGTLWATGLNGSGQLGIGTTSDTNVPVQVKDNTDISGFMTDVATVSVGWNHTIILKKNGTLWATGSNYNGQLGIGNYEDKNTPVQVTTDVKAVSAKTHYTMILKKDGTLWATGDNYDGQLGIGNNISKNTPMQVSSDVTAVFTGGYHMLFLKTDGTLWATGRNGSGQLGIGNNNSINTPDQVWDSADGSLKMTAVAAVSAGFHTMILKKDGTLWATGQNDYGQLGVGDNGNKNKPDQVMTDVAAVFAGRLHTMILKKDGTLWATGYNSFGQLGIGNNSSKNEPTQVVF; encoded by the coding sequence ATGGTCTTCCTGACCATCCTGATGCTTCTTATCACCTTCATTTCATGCGACAACAAGCTGAATGTTTCACATACCAATGCAGTGCGCTTCTCCACGGAGATAGGCCGCAAGGCCATGGCAAATTCCGAATGGCAAGCTGATGATGACGTTGGCATCTACATGGTGGATCATGACACTGGCACGGCAGCTACTGCCGCCCCGGAACGTGCAAACAAACTCTATACGGCTGACACAGCCTTCCAGACTTCCGGCTTCACTCCTGCTACCGTTGCCGATACCTTGAAGTGGGATGATATTAGTGCGAATCCTGCATCATTCTTTGACTTCATCGCCTATTATCCTTACGTGTCTTCCATCGCTGATACCACGGCTCTATCCATAAATGTCTATCCGGGTTCCGGGGAACAGGACACCGGAAAGGCTGACTTCCTGTGGGGACGCACCGACAATGTACAGAACAATACCTCGACGGTGCATCTGAAGCTTGACCATATGCTCTCCCGTCTGATTGTCAACATCTCTCCCAGCACGACCGTTGATGCTACGGCTATCAATGATGCCACCGGCGGCTTTACCGTCACGGTCAAGGGCTTGGGTTCTGAAACTACGATAAATCTGAATGACGGAACCTTGGATGCTGCCAGTGTCATTGAGTCTATTGTCATGAAGGACATTTCCGACACCCTTACTCAATCTGAAAGAAATGAGGGCAAGCGCAGGTTCGAGGCTGTGCTGATACCTGTGGACAACACTGATGCCCTGGCTAACGTGAGCCTGGAGTTTATCCTGGCCGGGGGTGCTGGCGCTGGTACATACACATGGGCAGCGACTTCCGTAGCGACCTCTGACCAGGGCAAGATTCACTTTGACAAAGGCAAGCAGCATGTCTACAACATGACGCTCAATACGTCTGATGATGAAGTCGCCCTCGCCGCTATTGAGATTGAGATACAGGACTGGGACACCGGGGACGGCATAAACGGGGCTGCTACGTTCAAACCATACCGAGCCGTCTCCGCCGGAGCTTTCCACACGATGATCCTGAAGACAGATGGCACGCTCTGGGCGACTGGACGGAATGATCATGGCCAACTGGGTGTCGGCGCTGCGACCACCTATACAACAAGCACGCCCGTGCCGGTCACGTCCATGGGTTCTGATGTCGCGGCTGTCTACGCCGGAGATGAGCACACGATGATTTTGAAGAAGGACGGCACGCTCTGGGCGACTGGACTGAACGGTTCTGGTCAACTGGGTATCGGCACTACGAGCGACACAAACGTACCCGTGCAGGTCAAGGATAATACTGATATTTCCGGGTTCATGACTGATGTCGCGACTGTTTCCGTCGGATGGAACCATACGATAATCCTGAAGAAGAACGGCACGCTCTGGGCGACTGGATCCAACTATAATGGCCAACTGGGTATCGGTAATTATGAAGACAAAAACACACCCGTGCAGGTCACGACTGATGTCAAGGCTGTCTCCGCTAAAACCCACTATACGATGATTCTGAAGAAGGACGGCACGCTCTGGGCGACTGGAGACAACTATGATGGCCAACTGGGTATCGGTAATAATATCAGCAAAAATACACCCATGCAGGTCAGCTCTGATGTCACGGCTGTCTTCACCGGAGGTTATCACATGTTGTTCCTGAAGACGGACGGCACGCTCTGGGCGACTGGACGGAATGGTTCTGGTCAACTGGGTATCGGTAATAATAACAGCATAAATACGCCCGATCAGGTCTGGGATTCTGCCGATGGTTCCCTGAAAATGACTGCTGTCGCGGCCGTCTCCGCCGGTTTTCACACGATGATTCTGAAGAAGGACGGCACGCTCTGGGCGACTGGACAGAATGATTATGGCCAACTGGGTGTTGGTGACAATGGCAACAAAAACAAGCCCGATCAGGTCATGACTGATGTCGCGGCTGTCTTCGCCGGAAGGCTCCATACGATGATCCTGAAGAAGGACGGTACGCTCTGGGCGACTGGATACAACTCATTTGGCCAACTGGGTATCGGCAATAATAGCTCGAAAAATGAACCCACACAGGTTGTCTTCTGA
- the priA gene encoding replication restart helicase PriA: MMRARVLANIPVDKEFDYAVPPSLEEKVKPGVRVAVPFGNREITAFVIDVFPDDVLKDEIKNERELKDIKRAIDKEPVFSPREVELAKWMAAFYFCSPGEALSVMVPGGRRDVGVPAFAVEDELTDGSVELTGEQEAAIASISSASHAMYYLYGVTGSGKSEVFFRAARHVVDSGRQVIYLVPEITLTHQLSRMVACRFPGRVAVLHSALTASQRIDQWKRILRGEVDMIIGARSAVFAPCPRLGMIIIDEEHENSYKAGSTPRYHARQVAQKRCADAGATLVMGSATPSLEAWKLMHEDSGMLKLELPQRVGGGRPPVMEVVDMLRENRMISRRLEEEMRLVLGRGKQVILFLNRRGYSYFFHCATCGYEMSCPHCSVSLTYHKNEAMMVCHYCGYTRSPVTVCPDCGSLDVGYSGFGTEMVEQEVARMFPSASLARLDTDSTRDRDAMALVLEDFRHGKIDILLGTQMVAKGLNFPGVELVGVVLADSGLNVPDFRSREHTFSLLVQVSGRAGRYNDKGRVVVQTYKPGNEAVTAACAGDVDGFYDRELDARRETGFPPYGRMVNLVVRGRNKDKAETEAARLAEICESTVSALVRRNPGRKDLPEVFGTSSCPVEKIAGNWRFHVLLRGMSPALLHQMIGAVVRQYKAPSGIYMEIDIDPLHLL; the protein is encoded by the coding sequence ATGATGCGCGCCCGTGTTCTGGCCAACATCCCGGTGGACAAGGAATTTGACTATGCCGTTCCCCCTTCCCTGGAGGAAAAGGTGAAGCCGGGAGTCCGGGTAGCCGTGCCTTTCGGCAATCGTGAAATCACGGCATTCGTCATTGATGTCTTTCCTGATGATGTCCTAAAAGATGAAATAAAGAATGAAAGAGAACTCAAGGATATAAAACGTGCCATCGACAAAGAGCCTGTCTTTTCCCCACGGGAGGTGGAGCTGGCAAAATGGATGGCCGCTTTCTATTTCTGTAGTCCGGGTGAGGCTCTCTCCGTTATGGTACCTGGAGGACGGAGGGATGTAGGAGTGCCAGCCTTTGCCGTTGAGGACGAACTGACCGACGGATCAGTTGAGTTGACCGGTGAACAGGAGGCCGCCATAGCATCCATCTCCTCAGCCTCACATGCCATGTATTACTTGTATGGTGTTACAGGGAGTGGAAAGAGTGAGGTGTTTTTCCGGGCAGCCCGCCATGTGGTGGATAGCGGACGGCAGGTCATTTATTTGGTGCCGGAGATTACTTTGACACACCAGTTGTCACGCATGGTGGCATGCCGGTTTCCAGGACGGGTCGCCGTACTGCATTCCGCTCTGACTGCCAGCCAGCGGATTGACCAGTGGAAACGCATCCTTCGGGGAGAAGTGGATATGATTATCGGTGCCCGCAGCGCGGTGTTCGCTCCATGTCCTCGCTTGGGAATGATTATCATTGACGAGGAGCATGAGAACTCCTACAAGGCAGGCTCCACGCCGCGCTATCATGCCCGTCAGGTCGCCCAGAAACGGTGCGCCGATGCAGGCGCAACGCTGGTGATGGGCAGTGCTACGCCGTCGCTTGAAGCATGGAAGCTGATGCACGAGGATTCAGGGATGCTCAAATTGGAACTTCCCCAACGCGTAGGCGGTGGCCGTCCTCCTGTCATGGAAGTGGTGGACATGCTCCGTGAAAACCGGATGATTAGCCGGAGGCTGGAGGAAGAGATGCGCCTTGTCCTTGGTCGAGGCAAGCAAGTAATCCTCTTTCTCAACCGCCGTGGCTATTCCTATTTCTTTCACTGCGCCACCTGTGGTTATGAGATGTCCTGTCCCCATTGTTCAGTATCCCTGACCTATCATAAGAACGAAGCGATGATGGTCTGTCATTACTGTGGATATACCCGCTCCCCGGTCACGGTTTGTCCTGACTGCGGCTCCCTGGATGTTGGTTATTCCGGTTTCGGAACGGAGATGGTCGAGCAGGAGGTTGCACGGATGTTTCCCTCAGCGTCCCTTGCCCGACTCGATACCGACAGCACCCGCGACCGTGACGCAATGGCACTGGTTCTGGAGGATTTCCGTCACGGGAAAATTGATATTCTTCTCGGTACCCAGATGGTCGCCAAGGGGCTAAATTTTCCCGGCGTAGAGCTGGTAGGGGTTGTCTTGGCTGATAGTGGTCTGAACGTTCCTGATTTTCGTTCCCGTGAACATACCTTCTCCCTGTTGGTTCAGGTCAGCGGGCGGGCAGGGCGTTATAATGACAAGGGTCGGGTCGTGGTTCAAACCTACAAGCCGGGCAATGAAGCCGTGACAGCGGCCTGTGCCGGGGATGTGGATGGCTTCTATGACCGAGAGCTGGATGCCCGCAGGGAGACAGGCTTTCCTCCCTATGGCAGGATGGTCAATTTGGTGGTCAGGGGGAGGAACAAGGATAAAGCCGAGACGGAGGCGGCACGGCTGGCCGAAATCTGTGAAAGCACTGTTTCCGCCCTTGTCCGACGCAATCCCGGTCGCAAGGATTTGCCGGAGGTATTCGGCACATCATCCTGTCCGGTGGAGAAAATAGCTGGGAACTGGCGTTTCCATGTGCTGCTCCGCGGCATGTCCCCGGCATTGCTCCATCAGATGATCGGCGCTGTTGTCCGGCAGTACAAGGCACCTTCCGGCATCTATATGGAAATTGACATAGATCCCCTCCATCTGTTGTAA
- a CDS encoding uracil-DNA glycosylase, with translation MMKPDAQTVSAALARLARNIDEAERAMTPPSPLPASLPLDIPDDAFLPFIRDAIDGENPSVQQDSLEKGKEDGRQVQFLGASDVLFPDTEARDYSSCSLKELSTLVSSCKNCRLCETRTYTVFGEGQEEHPVVMVIGEGPGRDEDLSGRPFVGKGGQYMDRWFAPIGVSRQTNAYIANIVKCRPPGNRDPLPDEVQACIPYLRRQIALVQPRVILLAGAVAAHAILETKEGVGALRGRTFSYMNIPVIVTYHPAGVLRNLDRLRAPVWEDMKRLASMVGLPVHAGKKQT, from the coding sequence ATGATGAAGCCTGACGCACAGACCGTGAGTGCCGCCCTTGCCCGTCTTGCCCGGAATATTGATGAAGCTGAACGTGCCATGACTCCACCGTCCCCGCTGCCCGCATCCCTTCCTCTGGATATTCCTGATGATGCTTTTCTGCCTTTCATACGGGATGCCATTGACGGGGAAAACCCGTCCGTTCAGCAAGATTCTCTGGAAAAAGGAAAAGAGGACGGGAGGCAGGTACAGTTCCTTGGCGCATCCGACGTTCTTTTTCCTGACACTGAAGCACGGGATTATTCTTCCTGTTCCCTGAAAGAGCTTTCAACTCTTGTCTCATCATGCAAGAACTGCCGGTTGTGTGAGACGCGGACGTATACGGTTTTCGGAGAAGGACAGGAGGAGCATCCTGTCGTTATGGTAATTGGTGAAGGTCCGGGACGAGATGAAGACCTCAGCGGCAGACCGTTCGTTGGCAAAGGCGGACAGTACATGGACAGATGGTTTGCACCTATAGGTGTATCCCGTCAGACAAACGCCTACATTGCCAATATCGTGAAATGCCGGCCGCCGGGAAACCGTGATCCCCTGCCTGATGAAGTACAGGCGTGCATTCCCTATCTCCGTCGGCAGATTGCACTTGTCCAACCGCGAGTCATCCTGCTGGCGGGAGCGGTGGCTGCCCATGCCATCCTGGAGACAAAGGAAGGCGTCGGCGCGCTGAGAGGACGCACTTTCAGTTACATGAATATTCCGGTGATAGTGACCTATCATCCTGCCGGAGTCCTCCGCAACTTGGACAGGCTCCGCGCTCCCGTGTGGGAAGATATGAAACGACTTGCCTCCATGGTCGGGCTGCCGGTACATGCCGGAAAGAAGCAAACATGA
- the truA gene encoding tRNA pseudouridine(38-40) synthase TruA, with translation MARSDWRRPASHPYEEGCVRRVRMTVAYDGTGYSGWQHQRNAPSVQAEIEDALYRLTGHSVTVVGSGRTDSGVHALGQVCHFDLPDERFPAVVFKRALNAFLPPAIRIMDSEETNDSFHARFSAMAREYRYLIKREADMTPFDSGRVWVVKELPSLELLKAHAAEIAGTHDFTTFTAAGDMCERRHRDIYVSDFSVEKDIHGAEVLVYTICGNAFLYKMVRSIVGTLFFLVLGGVPATETARRLAARDRSQAGRTASAHGLYLSRISFDEKEYEWFEHLHPSMEMPSEDREREDSDDEA, from the coding sequence ATGGCACGCAGTGACTGGAGACGTCCTGCTTCCCATCCGTATGAAGAAGGATGCGTCAGGCGAGTCCGCATGACGGTCGCTTATGACGGGACAGGCTACAGCGGGTGGCAGCACCAGCGCAATGCGCCGAGTGTCCAGGCGGAGATAGAAGACGCGCTCTACCGGTTGACCGGACATTCCGTCACAGTCGTAGGAAGCGGACGAACCGATTCCGGCGTTCACGCCTTGGGGCAGGTCTGCCATTTCGACCTCCCTGACGAACGTTTTCCGGCGGTAGTCTTCAAACGCGCATTGAACGCCTTTCTGCCTCCTGCCATACGCATCATGGACAGTGAGGAAACCAACGACTCTTTCCATGCGCGGTTCTCCGCCATGGCACGGGAATACCGATATCTCATCAAGAGAGAAGCTGACATGACTCCCTTTGACTCAGGTCGTGTCTGGGTAGTGAAGGAACTGCCGTCCCTGGAACTTCTGAAAGCTCATGCCGCGGAAATAGCCGGAACCCATGATTTCACTACGTTCACTGCCGCGGGAGATATGTGCGAACGTCGCCATAGGGACATCTATGTATCTGATTTCTCCGTAGAGAAGGATATCCACGGAGCCGAGGTGCTGGTGTATACTATCTGCGGCAACGCATTCCTCTACAAGATGGTGCGTTCCATTGTGGGGACGCTTTTCTTCTTGGTGTTGGGAGGCGTGCCTGCCACGGAGACTGCACGGCGGCTTGCCGCGCGGGACAGAAGCCAAGCCGGGCGGACAGCCTCCGCCCATGGCCTGTACCTGTCACGGATTTCCTTTGACGAGAAGGAATATGAATGGTTTGAGCATCTTCATCCTTCCATGGAGATGCCGTCGGAAGATAGGGAGAGGGAGGATAGCGATGATGAAGCCTGA
- the acpS gene encoding holo-ACP synthase has product MIRGIGIDAVSILRMETFGDGLVSRLFHPSEAKRALMLKEDSLRSRGEFLATRFAAKEALSKAMGTGMRGMSLREIAVVTDILGKPSLVLEGHTAEHFSRLFPKTSILVSLTHEHPLALAQVMLVEESSDGTQ; this is encoded by the coding sequence ATGATTCGAGGTATAGGCATTGATGCCGTATCCATCTTACGTATGGAAACATTTGGTGACGGGCTTGTGTCACGCCTCTTTCATCCTTCTGAAGCCAAGCGTGCTTTGATGTTGAAAGAAGATTCCCTACGGAGCAGGGGGGAGTTCCTTGCTACGCGTTTCGCCGCCAAGGAAGCCTTGAGCAAGGCGATGGGAACGGGGATGCGGGGAATGAGCCTGCGTGAGATTGCTGTTGTCACCGATATCCTGGGAAAGCCCTCCTTGGTGCTTGAAGGACACACGGCGGAGCATTTTTCCCGTCTTTTTCCCAAGACTTCCATCTTGGTCTCCCTGACCCATGAGCATCCTCTGGCATTGGCGCAGGTCATGCTGGTGGAGGAATCGTCCGATGGCACGCAGTGA
- a CDS encoding CdaR family protein: MKLNKIFQNLAYNWPVKLLCLICALGVYVIVQYSLLSNYVIDIPLNYTAPEGYVAASLIPDTIEVSITGPDEDIYRIIPERITASVDFSFVSGGGPATTLVNVDYQSVLKEMPGVSITTHPASVTVDFKSLPSIGQEPR; the protein is encoded by the coding sequence ATGAAATTGAATAAGATTTTCCAGAACCTGGCTTATAATTGGCCGGTAAAGCTCCTTTGCCTGATTTGTGCCCTTGGGGTATATGTCATCGTGCAATATTCCCTGCTGTCAAACTATGTCATCGATATTCCTCTGAACTATACCGCTCCGGAAGGGTATGTGGCTGCCAGCCTGATTCCTGATACCATTGAAGTCTCCATCACCGGGCCGGATGAAGACATCTACCGCATCATTCCTGAGAGGATTACGGCTTCCGTGGATTTCTCCTTCGTTTCCGGGGGAGGTCCTGCTACGACACTTGTCAATGTTGATTACCAGAGTGTACTCAAAGAAATGCCTGGGGTCAGCATCACGACGCATCCGGCAAGCGTCACCGTTGATTTCAAGAGCCTGCCGTCCATTGGACAGGAGCCCCGCTGA
- the cdaA gene encoding diadenylate cyclase CdaA: MTYIRPVAEIGILAWLFYRLYEAVALTKASHMLRLALYYLLFFAACYVLRLSMLLWLLHQFFVPYIVFLFLLYQPELRRSFAQGKALYSRRFRMNTMTNGDQIDSILTACEVLTSKRRGALIVFPRRLAIRPIIESGTRLNADLSSSLILTVFDHDTPLHDGAMIIQGDRIVAAGCYLPLSEQTDIRKSFGTRHRAALGLAEESDAVVIVVSEETGAISLTYNANLYYDLKSPTVKRMLLALFSYQDITPEELIEEASIDEIE, encoded by the coding sequence ATGACATACATACGCCCCGTGGCTGAGATTGGGATCCTGGCTTGGTTGTTTTACCGTCTCTATGAAGCCGTAGCTCTTACCAAAGCCTCCCACATGCTCAGGCTCGCGCTGTACTATCTTTTGTTCTTTGCCGCGTGCTACGTATTGCGGCTTTCCATGCTTCTGTGGCTGCTCCACCAGTTTTTCGTCCCATACATCGTGTTTCTCTTTCTCCTGTACCAGCCGGAGCTGCGCCGTTCCTTCGCCCAAGGAAAAGCATTGTACAGCCGACGTTTCCGCATGAACACCATGACGAACGGCGACCAGATTGACAGCATTCTGACAGCTTGTGAGGTGCTGACATCAAAGCGCAGAGGAGCTTTGATTGTCTTTCCCCGTCGGCTTGCCATACGCCCCATCATTGAGAGCGGAACCCGTTTGAACGCAGACTTGTCCTCCTCCCTGATTCTGACGGTCTTTGACCATGATACGCCCCTGCACGACGGAGCCATGATTATCCAGGGCGACCGGATTGTGGCTGCCGGTTGCTATCTGCCGTTGAGTGAGCAGACTGATATCCGCAAGAGCTTCGGGACGCGCCATCGCGCCGCACTCGGTCTGGCCGAAGAATCTGACGCAGTAGTGATTGTCGTCTCGGAGGAAACAGGAGCCATTTCGCTGACCTACAACGCGAACCTGTACTATGACTTGAAATCTCCCACGGTCAAGCGCATGCTTCTGGCGCTGTTCAGCTATCAGGACATTACGCCTGAAGAACTGATCGAGGAGGCGAGCATCGATGAAATTGAATAA
- a CDS encoding insulinase family protein — translation MGEHDGENPCTLKIGDELHSFVLVSIDNLPDYEAKGYLFQHIITKMEVYQVINADVELFFGFTFKTPPNNDSGVAHIIEHSVLAGSRRYPVRDPFMTLLKGSANTFMNAMTYSDRTSYPAASPSRKDFDNLFAVYADAVFAPLLREETFQQEGVRQVPHEDGTITFDGVVLNEMKGGADHDTIVGLQSVRTLFPDTPYAFDSGGDPEAIINLDYKQFKAFYGQYYHPGNCKLLMYGALEPGDKLEFLENAYLGQYSAIEVPGAAPLPEKWLTPRQAVAYSPVEHDGKAEDVSSGASVTLSWATTSAEDPLQVYTLSTLVDVLLGNPGAPLYKAITESKLGLDICPESGMSSEFRLMPFVVGFKGISPDKAQQAESFLMKTLTRIVKTGIPRDEVEAALKRLEFSLAEIPGGYPNGLRAMNRSLHGWLQGLPPASTIASAEPVKALREAVAVSYAAADEAKDPSMGWFESWMFRNLVENPHRCLLTVIPDPQYLTRRDQTMAKKAEQIRSGMDKQGFKDFQDKYARFLQFEESGDAPDALATIPRLRLSDLPLDIRRIEKKSVEVSGRPTVMVPLFTNGIVYADFAFTLDDLTVQEILDLSIYVRLLQMTGMKGMDYSQVAMRIRSLTGSFSIAFDAGSTVESAGRPREEKSLLMVRFSALERDFAEACAFAGDLLRHADVKDVGRIAAAITDMRTEYSNGLLGGANVYAAQRAGVAFSMVGQQAEATGGLAHWLMLDGIDIKNASGIKGIASRLVSLQEKLAMRERLVIQVTGDASREKQHIKILESFVEGFPEFGDLLIPVSRDFGLNQLPERELFRIPATVSYTAIVTSSAPAGSSLQAAQQVLGTLLTTNGLWTRIRGNGGAYGVSSSLDLLEQLFVFTTYRDPRIAGSIADYMDSLEELVRMPPDASTVEDALILTVGKEIRPLSPRQKAGVTFRRDLYGFTDDFRAHVRSLVCAVRPEDIAMAAADILERLKAHSRTVILGGKSLLEKEGSPSTGTPVVISRLPL, via the coding sequence GTGGGTGAACATGACGGGGAGAATCCCTGTACTTTGAAAATAGGCGATGAGTTGCACAGCTTTGTTCTTGTCTCCATAGACAATCTTCCGGACTACGAGGCAAAAGGGTATCTCTTTCAGCATATCATCACAAAAATGGAAGTATATCAGGTCATCAATGCTGATGTTGAGCTTTTCTTTGGCTTTACCTTCAAGACCCCTCCGAACAACGACAGCGGAGTCGCTCATATCATAGAGCACAGTGTACTGGCAGGCTCCCGGCGCTATCCTGTACGTGATCCCTTCATGACGTTGCTCAAGGGCAGCGCAAATACGTTCATGAATGCGATGACCTACAGCGACCGCACCAGCTATCCCGCGGCCAGTCCCTCACGCAAGGACTTCGACAATCTTTTCGCCGTGTATGCTGATGCTGTCTTTGCGCCGCTTCTCAGGGAAGAAACATTCCAGCAGGAAGGAGTGCGCCAGGTTCCTCATGAGGATGGCACCATCACCTTTGACGGCGTCGTCCTCAATGAAATGAAAGGTGGGGCTGACCATGATACCATTGTGGGGTTGCAGTCTGTCCGTACACTTTTTCCTGATACTCCCTATGCCTTTGATTCAGGCGGAGACCCCGAAGCCATAATCAACCTTGACTATAAGCAGTTCAAGGCATTTTACGGACAATATTATCATCCCGGTAACTGCAAGCTCCTTATGTACGGAGCCCTTGAACCGGGGGACAAACTTGAGTTCCTTGAGAATGCCTACCTTGGACAGTATTCGGCCATCGAAGTGCCCGGAGCGGCGCCCTTGCCTGAAAAATGGCTGACGCCACGGCAGGCGGTAGCCTATAGCCCCGTTGAACATGACGGAAAAGCCGAGGACGTTTCTTCCGGAGCATCCGTCACCTTGAGTTGGGCAACTACATCCGCGGAAGACCCTCTCCAGGTTTATACGCTTTCTACTCTGGTCGATGTCCTGCTCGGTAATCCGGGGGCTCCGTTGTATAAGGCCATCACGGAATCAAAACTGGGATTGGACATCTGTCCTGAAAGCGGCATGAGTTCCGAGTTCCGCCTCATGCCGTTCGTCGTTGGCTTCAAAGGCATTTCCCCAGACAAAGCACAGCAAGCGGAAAGTTTCCTCATGAAGACCCTGACCCGCATTGTCAAGACAGGGATTCCCCGTGACGAGGTGGAAGCCGCCCTGAAACGCCTGGAATTTTCGCTTGCCGAAATTCCTGGCGGATATCCTAACGGACTGAGGGCTATGAACCGTTCCCTCCATGGCTGGCTCCAGGGACTGCCACCCGCTTCTACCATTGCCTCGGCAGAACCTGTGAAGGCGTTGAGGGAGGCTGTCGCGGTTTCCTATGCCGCGGCGGACGAAGCAAAGGATCCATCCATGGGATGGTTCGAGTCATGGATGTTCCGGAACCTGGTGGAAAATCCTCATCGTTGCCTGCTGACTGTCATCCCTGACCCCCAGTATCTGACGCGCCGTGACCAGACTATGGCAAAGAAAGCTGAACAAATCCGCTCTGGCATGGACAAACAAGGCTTCAAAGATTTTCAGGACAAATATGCCCGTTTTCTGCAATTCGAAGAATCCGGTGACGCCCCGGACGCATTGGCGACCATACCACGCCTGCGCCTGTCCGACCTTCCTTTGGATATCCGCCGCATAGAAAAGAAATCTGTGGAAGTTTCAGGCCGTCCGACAGTCATGGTTCCTCTGTTCACCAATGGCATCGTCTACGCTGACTTTGCTTTTACGCTGGATGATTTGACTGTTCAGGAAATCCTGGATTTAAGCATCTATGTCCGTCTTTTGCAGATGACAGGGATGAAGGGCATGGACTACAGCCAGGTGGCCATGCGTATCCGCAGCCTGACTGGTTCATTCTCCATTGCGTTCGATGCAGGTTCCACCGTGGAATCGGCAGGACGGCCACGGGAGGAAAAGTCGCTGCTCATGGTTCGTTTCAGTGCGCTGGAGAGGGATTTTGCTGAAGCCTGCGCCTTTGCAGGCGACCTCCTCCGCCATGCCGATGTCAAGGATGTCGGCAGGATAGCCGCTGCTATCACTGATATGCGCACTGAATATTCTAATGGACTTCTTGGCGGTGCCAACGTATATGCCGCGCAACGGGCGGGAGTCGCTTTCAGCATGGTCGGTCAGCAGGCGGAAGCGACAGGTGGTCTTGCCCACTGGCTGATGCTGGATGGAATTGACATAAAGAACGCCTCCGGCATCAAAGGAATCGCCTCACGGCTCGTGTCTCTGCAAGAAAAACTTGCCATGCGTGAACGCTTGGTCATCCAAGTGACTGGTGATGCGTCCAGAGAAAAACAACACATCAAGATACTTGAATCTTTTGTGGAAGGATTCCCCGAATTTGGCGACCTTCTCATACCGGTAAGCCGGGATTTTGGCTTGAACCAACTTCCTGAACGGGAGCTTTTCCGTATTCCCGCCACTGTCTCTTATACAGCGATAGTGACTTCAAGCGCACCGGCAGGCTCGTCATTGCAAGCGGCTCAGCAGGTACTTGGTACGCTTCTGACCACTAATGGACTCTGGACGCGAATCAGGGGAAATGGTGGCGCATATGGCGTGTCCAGCTCCCTCGATCTCCTGGAACAACTCTTTGTCTTCACCACCTACCGCGATCCTCGCATAGCCGGTTCCATCGCCGATTATATGGACTCTCTGGAGGAACTCGTCCGCATGCCTCCGGACGCTTCCACTGTTGAAGATGCCCTGATACTAACCGTGGGCAAGGAGATACGGCCGCTTTCACCCCGACAGAAGGCGGGGGTGACGTTCCGGCGGGATTTGTATGGATTCACCGATGATTTCCGCGCCCATGTGAGAAGCCTTGTCTGTGCCGTCCGTCCCGAAGACATCGCAATGGCCGCCGCTGACATTCTTGAACGACTGAAAGCGCACAGCCGTACTGTCATTCTGGGAGGAAAGTCCCTTCTGGAGAAAGAAGGGAGTCCATCGACAGGCACGCCAGTAGTCATTTCCCGGCTGCCGTTGTGA